A single region of the Lonchura striata isolate bLonStr1 chromosome 19, bLonStr1.mat, whole genome shotgun sequence genome encodes:
- the SLC16A5 gene encoding monocarboxylate transporter 6 isoform X2, with amino-acid sequence MAGPLCSILVKRFGCRFVVMLGGLLSGLGMVSSSFCKSISQLYLTAGLITGLGSCFSFQAGVTVLGYYFVRWRTLANAVASTGVSLGFTLWPLLSRYLLDEMGWRNTFLIFGGILLNCCVCGAIMRPIQLASGSLPQSAKPKEEPGSRAEEVQLSNGASHHPTLQQHTKRTKCLQMLQKYLAFDIFCQNKGYQIYTVGVTWMMMGFALPHVYLVPYATHHGVEERKAALLISIIGLINIFIRPLTGLLSGHRVFTGRRIYLFSLAVLLCGLSNFICVISAEFSVLILYCIILSIAMSGIGSLIFQVLMDVVEMDRFSSALGLFTILESITLLIGPPLTGLLVDITSDHHYVFYNSSFFLISAALFMGLSFCALEKKNRLREASKAHLDNPSRYQYSETSTEPKAESQSPPAVEYITSI; translated from the exons GCTGTACCTCACAGCAGGCCTCATCACTG GTCTAGGATCATGTTTCAGCTTCCAGGCAGGAGTGACTGTGCTGGGCTACTACTTTGTACGGTGGCGAACACTGGCCAATGCCGTGGCCTCCACCGGTGTCTCCCTTGGTTTCACGCTGTGGCCGCTGTTGTCTCGATACTTGCTGGATGAGATGGGATGGAGAAACACCTTCCTCATCTTTGGAGGAATACTCCTGAACTGCTGTGTTTGTGGAGCCATCATGAGACCCATTCAGCTGGCATCAGGGTCACTTCCACAATCTGCCAAGCCCAAAGAGgagccagggagcagagcagaagaGGTACAGCTGTCCAATGGAGCATCTCACCACCCCACACTCCAGCAGCACACCAAAAGGACAAAATGCTTACAGATGCTGCAGAAGTACCTGGCTTTTGACATCTTCTGTCAAAACAAAGGGTACCAGATTTACACTGTTGGAGTAACCTGGATGATGATGGGGTTTGCCTTACCCCATGTCTACCTTGTGCCTTATGCCACCCACCATGGGGTGGAGGAACGCAAGGCAGCCCTCCTCATCTCCATCATCGGGTTAATCAACATCTTCATCCGCCCtctcacagggctgctctcaggaCACAGAGTCTTCACAGGAAGACGCATCTACCTGTTCAGCCTGGCCGTGCTCCTCTGCGGGCTCAGCAATTTCATCTGTGTCATTTCAGCTGAGTTCAGTGTGCTCATCCTCTACTGCATCATCCTCAGCATAGCCATGAGTGGCATTGGGTCGCTCATCTTCCAGGTGCTCATGGATGTGGTAGAGATGGACAGGTTCTCCAGTGCTCTAGGGCTCTTCACCATCCTAGAGAGCATCACCCTGCTCATTGGGCCCCCACTCACAG GTCTCCTGGTAGACATAACGAGTGATCATCACTACGTCTTCTACAACTCCAGCTTCTTCCTGATATCAGCTGCATTATTTATGGGGCTCAGCTTCTgtgctctggaaaaaaaaaacagattgaGAGAGGCTTCCAAAGCACATTTGGACAATCCCTCCAGATACCAATACAGTGAAACATCAACAGAACCAAAGGCCGAAAGTCAATCCCCTCCAGCAGTTGAGTACATCACCAGcatatga